CGGTGTGCCATAAGGTAAACGCGAAGCTAAACATGCGCAGGAAGGGTGTGACCATGTAGGTAATTTTAGTTGTTTTGATAATACGCGGATGTCAGGTTTTGATAGCCCCGCATCTAATAACGGGCTGCGGATACCGTAGAGAGTTAATGCTTTACGGCCGGGACGGTGGTCATGGAGGTCATCAGTATTACTGCCTTCTGCGATGATCGTATAACCCAGTTTCTTCGCGGTAGTTAATATTTTTTTGTATAGTTCAACTTTGCAGTGGTAACACCGGTCCGGTGGGTTGGAAGAAAAGTTTGTGTTTCTTAGCTCGTTAGTTTTTAGTAATAAATGTTTTATGCCTATCATCCGTACACACTTTTTCGCGGTTAATAATTCATTTTTTGTGTATGTTTCAGATACCGCGGTTATTGCCAAAACATTATTTCTCCCAAGTGTATCCGCTGCGGTTTTTAGTAATAACGTGCTGTCTACCCCGCCGGAATATGCTATCGCCACCCGGCTATAACCTTTGAGTATATTTTTTAATTTACCATACTTCTTTGTTATCGTATTCATAATTATTTATTATAGTAATAAAAGAGGTTAATTTTATTATTTTTTTAACTTACAGCCTTGGTTACGGCGATTTCTGAAATTGTTGCACATAATAAATAAGCATGTGTATTTCCGTATCACTGTTAACACTGGAATTTGTATAATATACAAAAAGTGAGGTAAAGGATTGTTTATGGTTACAACACGTAAAGTAGTACTAAAATTTCCTGCGCAAACTATTGGGCAGCCGGTGATTTATAATCTTGTAAAACAGTATGGCCTGCAGTTTAATATTATGAAAGCTGCGATTGATCCTAATAAAGAAGAAGGTATTATGGTGATCGAGTTTTCCGGAGAGAAAACAAAGTATGATGAGGGAATGAAGTATCTTAAATCATTACACGTAGAAGTTCAGCCGTTAAGCAGGGAAATTCTTAGGAATGAAAGTAAGTGTACGCACTGCGGTGCGTGCCTCGCGATATGCCCGAGTGAAGCGTTCGTGGTGAACCCAAAAAATAAGAAAGTTGATTTTGTTAAGAGTAAATGTATTGCGTGTGAATTATGCGTGAAAACATGCCCGCCCCGCGCTATGGAAGTAAAATTTTAATAAAATCGTTATGAAAATTATAGGTACCGGGATTGATATCATAGAAGTTGAACGTATAAAACGTATTGTGCGGTCAAATAAACGTTTTGTTGCAAAAGTGTTCTCTCGGGAAGAAGTTGTGTATTGTAATCAATGCGGGAAAAGTAAATGGCAGCATTACGCTGTAAGGTTCGCTGCTAAGGAAGCTGTATGGAAATCATTATCGGATACGTCATTACCGCTTAAACGTATTTCCGTAAAGAATACGCCGCAGGGTAAGCCTGAGGTGTATATCCGCGGGAAACGGGTTAAGAATATATATCTCTCGCTTTCTCATACAGAACATTATGCCGTCGCTCAGGCGGTTGCGGTTAAGCTTTAATCAATGAAAAGTATGAGTGTATTCTCCAAGCTGTCTTATAGAAAAAAAGAAAGTAATAAGTATGACTACGGCCATGTATTGATTATTGCCGGTTCACGGGGTATGGCTGGTGCGGGTGTGCTCGCAGCACGCGCGGCGTTGCGTACCGGCATAGGGTTGGTTACCGTTGGGAGTATATCCTCTGCGTGGAAAGCTATGCTTAACGCTGTCCCGGAAGCTATGGCGTTACCGCTGAAGGAAAGTCGTAATGGTATTATTACCGGGAATAATTATAAAAAAGTCGTGGAGTACATTCTTTCCCGGAAAGTTAATGCCGTAGCGGTGGGGCCGGGATTACGTACCGCGAGAGGTTCACAAATGTTTGTTACTAATATATTGAAGTCAAAACAGATTGGCAGTATGCCTTTGGTGATTGATGCTGATGGTATTAATGTTCTCCCTGTAGGGTTAAAATACCTTGCTTCACGGGAAGGGGTTAGTGTTATCACCCCGCACCTTGGTGAGTATCAACGTCTTACAGGTGAACAAAAACTTGATACCCGTACTGTTGAACAACATGCGAAACTGTTTGCACGGGAACATAAAATTGTCTGTGTGATAAAAAAAAATAAAACGTTTGTTACTGACGGTATGCGCGTGTACCGTAATACCACAGGGAATCCCGGGATGGCAACTGCCGGTGCGGGGGATGTTCTTACCGGTATCATAACGGCAATGCTTTCAATGGCGGCGGGAGTATCAGTATCAAATAAAGTGTTAACCGGGAATGATGTTTTTGATATCGTAACTTCAGCAGTATACCTACACGGTATGGCAGGTGATATCGCTGCAGGGAAGTTAACACAAAATAGTGTTACCGCAAGTGATATCGTTGAGAGTATACCGTTGGCATGGAAGAGAGTGTGATGTCAATATTTTTGTTGCTCATCGTGTGTTGTATATGTATAAACAATCTGGTGATGAAACTTATGATGGATAAAGGCTATGCACCTGAGACGCTTACTTTTACATTTTTTTGTTTTGCCGGCATATTTGCAGCGGCGGTAAGTTGTTTTTGGGCTGACAGGTTTGTATTAAGCCCTAAGATTGTTATGCTCGGTATCCTCGCGGGTGTCGCAGGGGCGGTGGCAACACAAAACTTTATGCGCGCATTGGCTACCGGGTTGTACAGTTATATTAATGTAATAATCCCGGGGTCGTTTATTATACCGGTAATATATTCGATAGTTGTATGGAATGAAACCATAAAAATTGAGGGCTGGGTGGGAATCGGGCTGGTATTGCTATCGCTGTTATTACTGGCACTTGCAAATAACGGGAGTAAGCATCAGGGGAAAGATAAGGTTAGGTTCGGTATATGGCTGATGGCTGTGGGGTTATGTTTTATATTTAATGGCCTTGCGCAGGTGGTGCATTCCGAAGCGGCTAAGTATATACAACGGCAGTTTTTGGGGTTTATCACAACTTTTTATCTTACCGGTATCATTGGGACCGTGGTTACAAATTATGGGAAGAAGCTTTTTATCCGCGAGGTTATTCCCGGAAGTGTTATAATGGCGATGATCAGTGTGACAAGTTTTATGCTTACGATGACAGTGTTAACCAAACTATCCCCGGCGGTAGTGTTTCCGTTTACCGTAGGCGCGCCGGTTATCGTGGGGTTAGTTTTATCAAAGTACCTTTTCCATGAAAAGGTTAATACCATAGGCTACGCGGGAATCGTTGCGGGTATCGCAGGGATTGTATTCCTCTATTTTGCTACAATATAGTTAGAAAAATAGTAAATTAATATTTGTATTTTTATACTTATACGGAGGATTGTATGTTTATCGATTTGCATGTTCATCTCGGGAAAAGGCATCGGAAGGATGGGTTGGACCTAACCGCAGAAAATGTGTTGAAGGCAATGGATAAATACGGGATTGAGAAAGCTGTTATTCAACCCCGTGCGCAAAGCCCGGAGAACGGGTTTTTTCATTTTGATACTTTTGCAGCGCTGGATGTTTGTAAAAAGTATCCGGACCGGTATTATACTTTCTGTAAATTAGATCCAAGAAACGGTAAGAATTCGCCGGATACCGATTTTTCGTGGGTACTTGACGAGTTTGTGGGGTTGGGGTGTAAGGGTATGGGTGAACTTACCGCGAATCTTTGGATTGACGATCCAAGGTATCTTAATATGTTCAAACAATGCGGGGCCGCTGGGTTGCCGTGTTTGCTTCATATCGCTGCGCGGGTAGGGTATCGTATCTACGGCGCGGCGGATGATCCTGGTTTGCCAAGGTTTGAGAAGGTTATCCAGGAATTGCCCGGGACAGTTTTTATTGCGCATGCGCAGGCGTGGTGGGCGGAGATCGCAAATAATGTTGCTGTTGATAAACGTGAAGGTTATCCCAAAGGCGAGTACCCGGGGTTCGGGAGGGCGTATGAACTCCTGAAAAAGTATCCAAACCTATACGGCGATATATCCGCGGGTAGCGGGTTCAACGCATTATCGCGTGACCCGGAAAAAGGGTATAAGTTTTTGGATGAACTCCAGGATAAATTGTTGTTTGGTACGGATATCTGCAACCCTGAGCAGGTGTTGAATATCGTACCGTTTATGAATGACGCACTGGCAAACGGGAAGATAACAAAAGTTGTGTACGATAAAATTACGCATATTAACGCTCAGAAGTTGTTGAAACTGTGAAGTATAAGTAATTCTGTGTTTGAACAAGTAGTTTGGGATGTAGTAAAATAGTGTGTTATCATAATAAAGCGGTAGAGTTTAAATAATAAAGGTATGTATGTATAACAAAAAAGCTGGGATAGGGAATAAGAGGGTGCTTGAACATAAACTTGTATCCTTACGCCGTGAAATTCACCAGTATCCTGAACTCGGGAATGAGGAAGTACAAACTTCTGCGTTGATTTCGCGGTTTTTGGAAACCCACGGGGTTAAGGTTTTGAAACTTAATCCCACAGGATTGATTGGTACGGTTAAGGGTAAAGGAAAACCCGGGAAAAAGGTTAGGACTGTTGTTCTCCGTGCGGATATTGATGCGTTGCCTATTCAAGAACATACCTCACACGGGTTTGTTTCAAAAATACAGGGTAAGATGCATGCATGCGGGCATGATGCTAATACCGCGATTGTTGCCGGTGCGGCGGTATTACTTTCTGAACAAAGTGAAAAGTTCGGGGGTACCGCCAGGTTTGTATTCCAGCCGAATGAAGAAGGTTCTACCGGTGCGAGGAATGTTGTATCGTCCGGGCAGTTGGATAATCCAAAGACTGATGTTATCATGGGTGTTCATGTATCACCGAGCTTACCAGTGGGTACGATTGGTGTGAAGTACGGCGCAATGTTCGCTGCGGTTGATAAGCTTGAGATTATGATCACCGGGGAAGGCGGGCATGCAGCGTATCCGCATAAAGGACAGGATTTGGTAGTTGCAGCGGCGGAGATTGTACAGGAGTTACAGACAATTGTTTCCCGGAAAATGGATCCCACTGATTCTGTGGTGGTAACTATAGGAACGATTAACGGCGGGACACGGTGGAACGTTCTTGCTTCCGAAGTTAAGATGACAGGTACGATCCGGTGTTTTAGTGATGATGTATTGAATAAAGTAAGGGCTGAACTACGCGGGATTGTTACACGTGTATGTTCAAAATGGCATGCTAAGTTTGTGATAAAAAACAATAAGTCAAGCAGTCCGCTGATTAATAATGAAAAGGTTGCTGCTTTTATTGTTGATAGTTTGGAAAATAGCGGGATTGTTGATGTAAGAGTTATTGATAAACCGTCAATGGGTGGCGAGGATTTTAGTGTTTACCTCAACCATTACCCCGGATGTTTTGTGTACGCAGGGACGGGTAATAATGCTAAGCCGGCAACATTGCATCAGTGGCATCATAGTAGGTTTGATATTGATGAAAAAGGTATACGTCCTGCAGCTGAGGCACTGGCGTATGTTGTAAGACAAATGTTAGTAAAAGGAGGAAGTTTTGTATGATGAGTTTGGTGATAGGGTTGGTTTTTATAATACTTGGAGCAGGGTTGTTGTTGATACCGGGTGCAGCTATAAACCTTTGGGTGGTTATCTCCGGAGTGATACCCGTATGCCTGATCATTGGCGGCTTGTTTGGCGTGATCATTGGTTTATCCGCACTGCGTGAATCTTTTATTGAGAAGGAAGAGGATAGTAAGGTTGAACCGGAACAAAAAACTGAGGCAACCGAAACAGGTAAGGGTAGTACTGATGTGAAGAAGTAATTTCCAGGAAAATAGTGTGCGATTGAAGAAAAAAGTTATCACCAGCGAACATGGTTTAATCCAAAACTTTGTTCGCTGGTTTCATAATAAATATGGTAAGTATGAACTCGTGCCAAACGGGGATGATGCGTTTATAGGTAAACTTATGTCTTCCTCAAGTGATCGGCTGGTAGTGACAACCGATGTGTTAGTTGAAAATACGCATTTCCGTCTTTCATGGGAGAATAAGGTTGAACGGTTAGGGTTACGG
This region of Elusimicrobiota bacterium genomic DNA includes:
- the larE gene encoding ATP-dependent sacrificial sulfur transferase LarE, with the protein product MNTITKKYGKLKNILKGYSRVAIAYSGGVDSTLLLKTAADTLGRNNVLAITAVSETYTKNELLTAKKCVRMIGIKHLLLKTNELRNTNFSSNPPDRCYHCKVELYKKILTTAKKLGYTIIAEGSNTDDLHDHRPGRKALTLYGIRSPLLDAGLSKPDIRVLSKQLKLPTWSHPSCACLASRLPYGTPITRAKLFRIESAEQHLRSLGYTTVRVRDYGDTARIEITADKFNKTVSRKVRTKITQYLHALGYLYVTLDLEEYKTGSMNKVLHK
- a CDS encoding NIL domain-containing protein, giving the protein MVTTRKVVLKFPAQTIGQPVIYNLVKQYGLQFNIMKAAIDPNKEEGIMVIEFSGEKTKYDEGMKYLKSLHVEVQPLSREILRNESKCTHCGACLAICPSEAFVVNPKNKKVDFVKSKCIACELCVKTCPPRAMEVKF
- the acpS gene encoding holo-ACP synthase; this translates as MKIIGTGIDIIEVERIKRIVRSNKRFVAKVFSREEVVYCNQCGKSKWQHYAVRFAAKEAVWKSLSDTSLPLKRISVKNTPQGKPEVYIRGKRVKNIYLSLSHTEHYAVAQAVAVKL
- a CDS encoding NAD(P)H-hydrate dehydratase, with amino-acid sequence MKSMSVFSKLSYRKKESNKYDYGHVLIIAGSRGMAGAGVLAARAALRTGIGLVTVGSISSAWKAMLNAVPEAMALPLKESRNGIITGNNYKKVVEYILSRKVNAVAVGPGLRTARGSQMFVTNILKSKQIGSMPLVIDADGINVLPVGLKYLASREGVSVITPHLGEYQRLTGEQKLDTRTVEQHAKLFAREHKIVCVIKKNKTFVTDGMRVYRNTTGNPGMATAGAGDVLTGIITAMLSMAAGVSVSNKVLTGNDVFDIVTSAVYLHGMAGDIAAGKLTQNSVTASDIVESIPLAWKRV
- a CDS encoding amidohydrolase family protein, yielding MFIDLHVHLGKRHRKDGLDLTAENVLKAMDKYGIEKAVIQPRAQSPENGFFHFDTFAALDVCKKYPDRYYTFCKLDPRNGKNSPDTDFSWVLDEFVGLGCKGMGELTANLWIDDPRYLNMFKQCGAAGLPCLLHIAARVGYRIYGAADDPGLPRFEKVIQELPGTVFIAHAQAWWAEIANNVAVDKREGYPKGEYPGFGRAYELLKKYPNLYGDISAGSGFNALSRDPEKGYKFLDELQDKLLFGTDICNPEQVLNIVPFMNDALANGKITKVVYDKITHINAQKLLKL
- a CDS encoding M20 family metallopeptidase is translated as MYNKKAGIGNKRVLEHKLVSLRREIHQYPELGNEEVQTSALISRFLETHGVKVLKLNPTGLIGTVKGKGKPGKKVRTVVLRADIDALPIQEHTSHGFVSKIQGKMHACGHDANTAIVAGAAVLLSEQSEKFGGTARFVFQPNEEGSTGARNVVSSGQLDNPKTDVIMGVHVSPSLPVGTIGVKYGAMFAAVDKLEIMITGEGGHAAYPHKGQDLVVAAAEIVQELQTIVSRKMDPTDSVVVTIGTINGGTRWNVLASEVKMTGTIRCFSDDVLNKVRAELRGIVTRVCSKWHAKFVIKNNKSSSPLINNEKVAAFIVDSLENSGIVDVRVIDKPSMGGEDFSVYLNHYPGCFVYAGTGNNAKPATLHQWHHSRFDIDEKGIRPAAEALAYVVRQMLVKGGSFV